In Chloroflexota bacterium, a single window of DNA contains:
- a CDS encoding DUF4349 domain-containing protein — protein sequence MAKKRWAWVIGAVMVATLLGACGSPATPVQDGATKSTYGGELPPVAPTMVPAPAPGQPDGGRGNASLVSDVEARKVIQTASLKITVKDTAAVLDAVQSLAKELGGYVVTSNAWRETEQLRAQVTLRVPADQLQAALQRIRAQAIKVDAESISGEDVTQEYTDIESRLRNLRATEKELLELLTTAREKTGKTEDVLAIFRELTQIREQIEMLQGRQQYLDTMTAMATISVDIWPEPLEKPIVEPGWKPLKTLRDAFRALTQTGQVLVDGLIWLVVYGVPVLALIAAPVVLIVWAVRRSRRRKAAPSQ from the coding sequence ATGGCCAAGAAACGATGGGCTTGGGTCATCGGCGCGGTGATGGTTGCGACGCTGTTGGGGGCGTGCGGGTCTCCTGCAACGCCGGTTCAGGACGGCGCAACCAAAAGCACCTATGGCGGCGAACTGCCGCCGGTGGCTCCCACGATGGTGCCGGCCCCCGCCCCGGGCCAGCCCGATGGCGGACGGGGGAATGCCTCGCTCGTCTCGGACGTGGAGGCGCGCAAAGTCATCCAGACGGCTAGCCTGAAGATCACCGTCAAGGACACGGCAGCGGTGCTGGACGCGGTGCAGAGCCTGGCGAAGGAACTGGGCGGCTACGTGGTAACGTCCAACGCATGGCGCGAGACCGAACAACTGCGGGCGCAGGTTACGCTCCGCGTGCCTGCTGACCAACTCCAGGCCGCGCTCCAGCGGATTCGCGCCCAGGCGATCAAGGTGGACGCCGAATCCATTTCCGGCGAGGACGTTACACAGGAATACACCGACATTGAGTCTCGTCTGCGCAACCTGCGCGCCACCGAGAAGGAACTGCTGGAACTGTTGACGACCGCCCGTGAGAAGACGGGCAAGACCGAGGACGTGCTGGCCATCTTCCGCGAGTTGACCCAGATTCGCGAGCAGATTGAGATGCTGCAGGGCCGCCAGCAATACCTGGACACCATGACGGCCATGGCGACCATCAGCGTGGACATCTGGCCGGAGCCGCTGGAAAAGCCGATTGTGGAACCCGGCTGGAAGCCGCTCAAGACGCTGCGCGACGCCTTCCGCGCGCTCACCCAGACCGGCCAGGTGTTGGTGGACGGGTTGATCTGGCTGGTGGTCTATGGGGTGCCGGTGCTGGCGCTCATCGCGGCGCCGGTGGTGCTCATCGTGTGGGCGGTGCGCCGTTCCCGCCGCCGCAAGGCCGCCCCCTCGCAGTAG
- the holA gene encoding DNA polymerase III subunit delta produces MFYIFDGDDDFSRDEALAALKAELGPADIVSLNTSVLDGAAVSLEELRHACDSIPFFGNARLVIVKGLLTRLHAPPRRKPSAAEQEEGEEAEPTVGPAQKDYRARLLEYLPALPPTTHLVFLESALLPSKSPFVALLAEHPDKGRRQTFILPNPRSRDGEAQLAAWIRARAKAKGARIDEAAVNALVELIGSDLRLMDSELEKLAAYCAEGLITLGDVRQLVPLAREAVVWDLIDAIAQKRLRAALDTLRRLLHEGEPPLRIFGLMVSEYRLLIQARTLADQGYSEERIAARLGVHPWRLRQRMETARRGSAESLKATYRLLLQTDMEIKTGIQEPEAALEFLVASLCR; encoded by the coding sequence ATGTTCTACATCTTTGACGGCGACGACGACTTCTCGCGCGACGAGGCACTGGCGGCGCTGAAGGCGGAACTCGGCCCCGCCGACATCGTGAGCCTGAACACGAGCGTCCTTGACGGCGCGGCGGTGTCGCTGGAAGAACTCCGACACGCGTGCGACAGCATCCCGTTCTTCGGCAACGCGCGGCTTGTCATCGTCAAGGGCCTGCTCACCCGCCTTCACGCGCCGCCACGGAGGAAGCCCAGCGCCGCCGAGCAGGAAGAGGGCGAAGAGGCCGAGCCGACGGTTGGTCCCGCTCAGAAGGACTACCGCGCGCGTCTGCTGGAGTATCTGCCCGCGCTCCCGCCCACGACGCACCTGGTCTTCCTGGAGTCGGCGCTCCTCCCCAGCAAAAGCCCGTTCGTGGCGCTCCTCGCCGAGCACCCCGACAAGGGCCGCCGCCAGACCTTCATCCTCCCGAACCCGCGCAGCCGCGATGGAGAGGCCCAACTGGCCGCGTGGATACGCGCCCGCGCCAAGGCCAAAGGCGCGCGCATAGACGAAGCGGCGGTGAACGCCCTCGTTGAACTCATCGGGAGCGATTTGCGCCTCATGGATTCCGAACTGGAGAAACTGGCGGCCTACTGCGCCGAGGGCCTCATCACCCTGGGGGACGTTCGGCAATTGGTGCCGCTGGCCCGCGAAGCCGTCGTGTGGGATCTCATTGACGCTATCGCGCAGAAGCGCCTTCGCGCGGCGCTGGACACGCTGCGCCGACTGCTCCACGAGGGCGAGCCTCCCCTGCGCATCTTCGGCCTGATGGTGAGCGAGTACCGGCTACTGATTCAGGCGAGGACGCTCGCCGACCAGGGTTACAGCGAGGAGCGCATCGCCGCGCGGCTGGGGGTGCATCCGTGGCGACTGCGCCAGCGGATGGAGACCGCACGGCGCGGCTCCGCCGAAAGCCTGAAGGCGACCTACCGCCTGCTGCTGCAGACCGACATGGAGATCAAAACCGGCATCCAGGAACCCGAAGCGGCGCTGGAGTTCCTCGTGGCCAGCCTGTGCCGATGA
- a CDS encoding DNA translocase FtsK, whose translation MSAFHQVLNYQADRIEDVLYSHRLPSRVSGGFVTPRFVRFRVSLPMGAKVRQVANLAEELALSLGVPSCRVFRQNGEVHVEVPRERGDVVHLLPLCARLTSVPPHTAVLGLDERGAPLLLRLSSPDVAHVLIAGTTGSGKTELARAMIASLALFNRQSALQMVLIDPKWRGFAPFSDLPHLLFPVVRRTEEALSVLQRLVAEMERRDAEGRDLPRVVVFIDELADLVSVGGRPLEEALTRLVQRGRGAGVHVVACTQKPTAAVIGSLVKSNFPVRIVGSVTSPEDAKVATGIAGTGAERLLGRGDFLLVAKGQIIRLQGAYISAPETARLATNGFRTRPAIRLLPGGKRATGFVPRLVDKVTSGLARGS comes from the coding sequence ATGAGTGCCTTTCACCAGGTCTTGAACTACCAGGCCGACCGCATTGAGGATGTCCTGTACAGCCACCGCCTGCCGTCGCGGGTCAGCGGCGGGTTCGTAACGCCGCGATTCGTGCGCTTCCGCGTGTCGCTGCCCATGGGCGCCAAGGTGCGGCAGGTGGCGAACCTGGCCGAGGAGTTGGCGCTGTCGCTGGGCGTGCCGTCGTGTCGGGTGTTCCGCCAGAACGGCGAGGTGCACGTGGAGGTGCCCAGGGAGCGCGGCGACGTGGTGCACCTGCTGCCCCTGTGCGCGCGGCTCACGTCCGTGCCGCCGCACACGGCCGTGCTGGGTCTGGACGAGCGCGGCGCTCCGCTGTTGTTGCGCCTGTCCAGCCCCGACGTGGCCCACGTGCTCATCGCGGGCACCACGGGCAGCGGCAAGACGGAACTGGCCCGCGCCATGATCGCCTCGCTTGCGCTGTTCAATCGCCAGTCGGCGCTGCAAATGGTGCTGATTGACCCGAAGTGGCGGGGGTTCGCGCCGTTCTCCGATTTGCCGCACCTCCTGTTCCCCGTGGTGCGCCGTACCGAGGAGGCGCTGAGCGTCCTGCAGCGCCTGGTGGCCGAGATGGAGCGCCGCGATGCCGAAGGGCGAGACCTGCCCCGCGTGGTCGTCTTCATTGACGAACTGGCCGACCTGGTATCGGTGGGCGGGCGGCCTCTGGAGGAGGCGCTAACGCGCCTGGTGCAGCGCGGGCGCGGCGCGGGCGTCCACGTGGTCGCGTGCACGCAGAAGCCCACCGCCGCCGTCATCGGTTCGCTGGTCAAGAGCAACTTCCCCGTGCGCATCGTGGGCAGCGTTACAAGCCCCGAGGACGCGAAGGTGGCGACCGGCATCGCCGGCACTGGGGCCGAGCGCCTGCTGGGGCGGGGCGACTTCCTGCTGGTCGCCAAAGGCCAGATTATCCGCCTGCAGGGGGCCTACATCTCGGCGCCGGAAACCGCGCGACTGGCGACGAACGGCTTTCGGACCAGGCCCGCGATTCGCCTGTTGCCGGGCGGCAAGCGGGCGACGGGTTTTGTGCCGCGCCTGGTGGACAAGGTTACCAGTGGGCTTGCGCGCGGGTCGTGA